The Spirosoma foliorum genome has a window encoding:
- the fucP gene encoding L-fucose:H+ symporter permease — protein MSKSDNRFAIALITVLFFLWGFALNLNPILIPHLKKACQLTDLQSALIDSASYFAYFLIALPAGLFMKRYGYKAGITLGLLLFAGGTFLFYPAAELRQFSLFLVALFVIATGLTLLETAANPYITVLGDSETSTQRLNFAQSFNGLAAFLAPLAGGAFILSGKNVSASEQQAMGSTQFEAYLKEEASSVQVPFLIIGGIVLLVALLISRTSLPVIEEVDDSPTASQGSILSEKNLVMGVIAQFFYVGAQVCISSFFIRFVGQVANIGEKEAAKLLSFALLGFMIGRFFGTFLMRYITPPRLLALYSLLNIGLLAIAVFGHGMVPVYTLVGVEFFMSIMFPTIFSLSIRGLGSKTKLGSSLVIMAIAGGAVFPVIMGRVSDMTTMQTAYLVPAICFLPILYFAIKNLSVKHVALTTSH, from the coding sequence GTGTCCAAGTCTGACAATCGTTTCGCCATTGCTTTAATTACGGTTTTATTTTTCCTGTGGGGCTTTGCATTGAATCTGAATCCCATTCTGATTCCACACCTAAAGAAAGCCTGCCAACTTACTGATTTACAATCAGCTCTGATCGATTCAGCATCTTATTTTGCGTATTTCCTGATTGCCCTGCCAGCCGGGCTGTTCATGAAACGTTACGGCTACAAAGCAGGCATTACGTTGGGGTTATTACTGTTTGCAGGAGGTACGTTTCTGTTTTACCCAGCCGCTGAACTTCGGCAGTTTAGCCTTTTCCTCGTGGCTTTGTTTGTCATTGCCACTGGGCTGACGTTACTCGAAACAGCCGCCAATCCATACATCACGGTATTGGGTGATTCTGAAACAAGCACCCAGCGACTCAATTTCGCCCAATCGTTCAATGGGCTTGCCGCCTTTCTGGCACCGCTTGCTGGTGGCGCATTTATTTTGTCGGGTAAAAATGTATCAGCTTCAGAGCAACAAGCTATGGGCTCTACACAATTCGAAGCCTACCTAAAAGAAGAAGCCTCGTCGGTACAGGTTCCGTTTCTGATCATTGGCGGTATTGTGTTGCTGGTAGCGTTGCTGATTAGCCGGACGTCGCTCCCTGTCATTGAGGAAGTAGACGATTCACCAACAGCTAGTCAGGGCTCTATTTTATCCGAAAAAAATCTGGTAATGGGTGTTATCGCTCAGTTTTTCTACGTGGGTGCGCAGGTTTGCATCAGCAGTTTTTTCATTCGGTTTGTGGGGCAGGTAGCCAATATCGGCGAAAAAGAAGCCGCCAAGTTACTGTCCTTCGCGCTACTCGGTTTTATGATTGGTCGTTTCTTCGGTACGTTCCTGATGCGGTATATTACCCCTCCCCGTTTACTGGCACTCTATAGTTTACTCAACATTGGTTTATTGGCCATTGCGGTATTTGGTCATGGAATGGTACCGGTTTATACACTGGTTGGCGTTGAATTTTTCATGTCGATTATGTTCCCAACCATTTTCTCGCTGAGTATTCGGGGATTGGGGTCAAAAACTAAATTGGGGTCATCATTGGTCATTATGGCCATTGCAGGTGGGGCTGTGTTCCCGGTTATCATGGGCCGCGTATCTGATATGACCACCATGCAAACGGCTTACCTGGTACCCGCTATCTGTTTTTTACCCATTCTGTATTTTGCAATAAAAAACCTTTCTGTAAAACATGTAGCCTTAACTACGTCACATTAA
- a CDS encoding SDR family oxidoreductase: MDLQLQNKVIIVTGGAKGIGEGIVNVLAGEGAIPVIIGRNESDNQKVVAEIEAAGRQAFQVVAELTQPEESAKAVQAVLEKFGRIDGVVNNAGVNDGVGLEHGNYEAFIASLHKNLVHYYLIVHHALPALKESKGAIVNITSKTADTGQGGTSAYAAANGGRNALTREWAVELLKYGIRVNAIVVAECWTPLYERWINTLPNPEEKLASIVSHIPLENRMTTAEEIANTTAFLLSNRSSHTTGQLLYVDGGYVHLDRALANAS, translated from the coding sequence ATGGATTTACAACTGCAAAACAAGGTGATCATCGTTACGGGCGGAGCCAAAGGCATTGGCGAAGGCATTGTGAACGTACTAGCTGGCGAAGGCGCCATTCCCGTTATTATTGGTCGAAATGAAAGCGACAATCAGAAAGTCGTAGCGGAGATCGAAGCCGCTGGCCGTCAGGCATTTCAGGTTGTAGCCGAACTTACTCAGCCCGAAGAATCAGCGAAAGCAGTACAGGCAGTTCTGGAAAAATTTGGTCGAATTGACGGCGTTGTCAACAATGCTGGCGTAAACGATGGCGTTGGTCTCGAGCATGGTAATTACGAGGCATTCATAGCTTCGCTGCATAAGAATCTGGTCCATTATTACCTGATCGTTCATCATGCGTTACCTGCCTTGAAAGAGTCAAAAGGAGCGATCGTTAATATTACTTCGAAAACGGCCGACACAGGTCAGGGAGGTACTTCGGCCTACGCAGCTGCAAATGGTGGACGCAACGCGCTAACGCGTGAGTGGGCGGTTGAACTCCTGAAATATGGTATTCGGGTCAATGCCATTGTGGTAGCCGAATGCTGGACTCCGCTGTACGAACGCTGGATTAACACCCTGCCTAATCCAGAAGAAAAACTGGCATCGATCGTTTCGCATATTCCTCTCGAAAACCGAATGACGACTGCCGAAGAAATCGCTAACACAACGGCGTTTTTACTATCGAACCGTTCCAGCCACACAACAGGTCAGCTTCTGTACGTCGATGGCGGCTACGTTCACCTCGATCGTGCTTTAGCAAACGCGTCATAA
- a CDS encoding zinc-binding alcohol dehydrogenase family protein, with the protein MQTLVCTTPGELTYQAGVKPELTPSNAIIRIRRIGICGTDLHAFEGTQPFFNYPRILGHELAGELVEADGAPDFEPGEAVTFLPYFNCGHCIACRSGKPNCCASLNVCGVHSDGGMVEYLSVPSYSLVHGNGLSFDELALVEPLAIGAHGIRRANVQPGEWVLVIGAGPIGLGVMEFARIAGGKVIALDINESRLDFCRNRLNVEHTVLATAPDVFDQIAKITNGDMPTVVIDATGNLKAINNSFQYMAHSARYVLVGLQKGEISVSHPEFHKREGTLMSSRNATRQDFEHVIASMKNGQVDPTTYITHRVTFGQVSDKFASWLNPANGVIKAMVSMND; encoded by the coding sequence ATGCAAACCTTAGTCTGTACAACGCCGGGGGAATTAACCTACCAAGCAGGCGTAAAGCCCGAGCTAACGCCTAGCAACGCCATTATTCGCATTCGCCGGATTGGTATCTGCGGCACTGATCTTCACGCGTTTGAAGGCACCCAGCCGTTTTTCAATTACCCACGTATTCTTGGCCACGAACTGGCGGGCGAGTTGGTCGAGGCAGACGGAGCGCCTGATTTTGAACCCGGCGAAGCCGTTACATTCCTTCCCTATTTCAACTGTGGTCACTGCATTGCCTGCCGGTCCGGAAAGCCTAATTGCTGTGCGAGTCTTAATGTATGTGGGGTTCATTCAGATGGCGGCATGGTTGAATACCTATCCGTGCCCTCTTACTCGCTGGTACATGGCAATGGCCTGAGTTTCGATGAGCTGGCTTTAGTTGAACCGCTGGCTATTGGCGCGCACGGTATTCGTCGGGCCAATGTACAACCGGGCGAGTGGGTGCTGGTTATTGGCGCAGGTCCTATTGGACTGGGTGTCATGGAGTTTGCTCGTATTGCTGGCGGCAAGGTAATCGCACTGGATATCAATGAATCGCGACTGGATTTCTGCCGAAACCGATTAAACGTAGAACATACGGTGCTAGCCACTGCCCCGGACGTTTTTGACCAGATAGCCAAAATCACGAATGGCGATATGCCAACCGTTGTCATCGACGCAACCGGCAATCTTAAGGCCATTAACAATTCGTTTCAGTATATGGCCCATAGTGCCCGTTATGTGCTGGTGGGATTGCAGAAAGGCGAAATTTCGGTCAGTCACCCAGAGTTTCATAAACGGGAAGGCACGCTTATGAGCAGCCGCAACGCAACCCGGCAGGATTTCGAACATGTGATTGCGTCCATGAAAAACGGTCAGGTTGATCCAACAACCTACATCACGCATCGAGTGACGTTTGGGCAGGTAAGCGACAAATTTGCCAGCTGGCTCAATCCAGCGAATGGGGTCATCAAAGCAATGGTTTCGATGAATGACTAG
- the lysS gene encoding lysine--tRNA ligase, whose translation MQLSEQEINRRQKREELMRMGIDPYPAELFDVTATIADIREAFQTVEPEQDFSGDERWGNIQLAGRLMVFRISGSASFVEIQDSTGRMQFYFRRDDICLGEDKTLYNTVFKKLLDIGDIIGVRGHVFTTKTGELSVYVKEFKILNKALRPLPVVKEVVNERGEKETFDAFTDPEQRYRQRYVDLIVNPQVRDVFVKRTKLVNSIRQFLSQKGYLEVETPILQPIHGGATARPFSTHHNSLDMTLYMRIANELYLKRLIVGGYDGVFEFAKDFRNEGMDRTHNPEFTQVEFYVAYKDYLWMMDTIEEMVEKVALDVAGTTKVTVGENVIDFKRPWKRLTMFEAIQEYTGVDVSAMEEDELRQVAESRGIKVDSTMGKSKLIDELFGDACEPNLIQPTFITDYPVEMSPLTKKHRSKPGLVERFEAICNGKEIANAYSELNDPLDQRERFEEQLRLAERGDEEAMALDEDFLRALEYGMPPTAGVGLGIDRLTMIMTNQPSIQDVLFFPQMRPEKKVELADDSAFVVVGVPAEWIPALQKLAIQTVDQLQASNPNKLFNDLGGVRKKLKMDVPMPTLDQVRSWTGN comes from the coding sequence ATGCAACTGAGTGAACAAGAAATAAATCGCCGACAAAAACGCGAAGAATTAATGCGGATGGGGATCGACCCCTACCCTGCTGAGCTATTTGACGTAACGGCCACCATCGCCGACATCCGTGAGGCTTTCCAAACTGTTGAACCTGAACAGGATTTTTCAGGCGACGAACGCTGGGGCAATATTCAACTGGCGGGCCGATTGATGGTATTCCGCATTAGCGGTAGTGCCTCATTCGTCGAAATACAAGACTCCACTGGCCGGATGCAGTTCTACTTCCGTCGTGACGACATCTGTCTCGGCGAAGATAAAACCCTGTATAACACGGTTTTCAAGAAATTGCTTGACATTGGCGACATCATTGGCGTTCGGGGTCATGTCTTCACCACCAAAACCGGTGAACTATCCGTTTATGTGAAAGAATTTAAGATTCTGAACAAAGCGTTGCGCCCATTGCCAGTTGTGAAGGAAGTTGTCAATGAGCGAGGAGAGAAAGAAACCTTCGATGCTTTTACCGATCCGGAACAACGGTATCGCCAGCGGTATGTGGATTTGATTGTGAATCCACAAGTACGCGACGTATTCGTAAAACGAACCAAACTGGTCAACTCAATTCGGCAATTCTTGAGTCAGAAAGGCTATCTGGAAGTCGAAACGCCGATTTTGCAGCCTATTCACGGCGGAGCAACGGCACGCCCATTCAGCACCCATCACAACTCGCTCGACATGACGCTTTATATGCGGATTGCCAACGAGCTATACCTGAAACGTCTGATTGTGGGCGGCTATGATGGCGTGTTTGAGTTTGCGAAAGACTTCCGTAACGAAGGCATGGACCGGACCCACAATCCGGAATTTACCCAGGTTGAGTTCTACGTTGCCTATAAAGATTATCTCTGGATGATGGACACCATTGAGGAGATGGTTGAAAAAGTAGCCTTGGACGTAGCTGGCACCACGAAAGTGACTGTTGGCGAAAACGTTATTGATTTCAAACGTCCCTGGAAACGCCTAACGATGTTCGAGGCTATTCAGGAGTATACTGGTGTTGATGTATCGGCAATGGAAGAAGACGAACTGCGTCAGGTTGCTGAAAGTCGGGGAATTAAAGTAGATAGCACCATGGGCAAATCGAAACTGATCGATGAGCTGTTTGGGGATGCCTGCGAACCCAACCTTATCCAGCCGACATTCATTACCGATTACCCTGTCGAAATGTCGCCGTTGACCAAAAAGCACCGGAGCAAACCGGGTCTGGTTGAGCGATTTGAGGCTATTTGTAACGGAAAAGAGATTGCCAACGCCTACTCTGAGCTAAACGATCCGCTCGATCAGCGTGAGCGTTTTGAAGAGCAGTTGCGCCTGGCCGAACGGGGTGACGAAGAAGCAATGGCGTTGGACGAAGACTTCCTGCGGGCCCTCGAATATGGTATGCCCCCAACGGCGGGCGTTGGTCTGGGTATTGATCGTTTGACGATGATCATGACCAACCAGCCTTCGATCCAGGATGTTCTGTTTTTCCCACAGATGCGCCCAGAAAAGAAAGTAGAGCTAGCGGACGATAGTGCTTTTGTCGTAGTCGGTGTTCCGGCCGAATGGATTCCGGCACTACAAAAGTTGGCTATTCAAACAGTCGATCAACTCCAGGCAAGCAACCCTAATAAGCTCTTTAATGATCTTGGGGGTGTGCGCAAAAAACTAAAAATGGACGTACCAATGCCTACGCTGGATCAGGTACGTAGTTGGACTGGAAATTAA
- a CDS encoding PspC domain-containing protein — MNKIRYFVESQAFGVCSRLGEKMNISASSIRLYFIYTSFLTLGSPVVLYLILAFWMEMNKHLRRHAHPTIWEL; from the coding sequence ATGAATAAGATTCGCTATTTTGTTGAAAGTCAGGCGTTCGGTGTCTGCTCTCGTTTGGGGGAGAAGATGAATATTTCGGCCAGTAGCATTCGTTTATATTTTATTTATACCTCGTTTCTGACACTCGGCTCTCCCGTTGTTCTCTATCTGATACTCGCTTTCTGGATGGAGATGAATAAACACCTGCGCCGACATGCTCACCCCACTATTTGGGAACTGTAA
- a CDS encoding glycosyltransferase family 2 protein yields MDTLAIVILNYNGKPFLAKFLPAVLATANGHPVYVADSASTDDSVAFLRSTFPTVRVIELPRNEGYAGGYNAALEQVRTQYGGATYYVLPNSDIEVTPGWLSPALALLEANPKIAACQPKIRSYSDREFFEHAGAAGGFVDWLGYVFCRGRVFATFEKDHGQYDDNRQIFWATGACLFVKAEIFHQIGGFDGSFFAHMEEIDWCWRVQRLGYEVWACGQSTVYHVGGGTLHKSNPHKTFLNYRNSLFMLYKNWPADGWLWPKILFRLVMDGLSSLLFMREGQWPDVWAIVRAHFAFYGALPRLQRQRRELKNQQTTEVKLYPKSVVWQYFAEGKKTYGEMMNDE; encoded by the coding sequence TTGGATACCCTTGCCATTGTTATTCTTAATTACAACGGAAAACCGTTTTTAGCCAAATTCCTGCCTGCAGTACTGGCCACCGCTAATGGGCACCCAGTGTATGTTGCCGATAGTGCTTCTACCGATGATTCTGTAGCTTTCCTACGATCTACATTTCCGACTGTTCGTGTTATTGAACTTCCTCGTAATGAGGGCTATGCCGGCGGTTATAACGCAGCTTTAGAACAGGTTCGAACGCAATACGGAGGAGCTACTTACTACGTCTTGCCAAACTCCGATATTGAAGTAACCCCCGGCTGGCTGTCGCCCGCACTGGCTCTATTGGAAGCAAATCCGAAAATTGCCGCCTGCCAGCCTAAAATCCGTTCATACAGTGACCGCGAGTTTTTTGAACATGCAGGGGCTGCCGGTGGCTTTGTTGATTGGTTGGGTTATGTATTTTGTCGAGGGCGTGTATTCGCTACCTTTGAGAAAGATCATGGCCAATACGACGATAACCGACAGATCTTCTGGGCAACTGGAGCCTGTCTATTTGTCAAGGCGGAGATATTTCACCAGATAGGAGGTTTCGATGGGTCGTTTTTTGCCCATATGGAAGAAATTGACTGGTGCTGGCGTGTGCAGCGATTAGGCTATGAAGTATGGGCGTGCGGGCAATCGACGGTTTATCACGTAGGCGGGGGCACACTTCATAAATCCAATCCCCATAAAACCTTCCTTAATTACCGCAATAGCCTCTTTATGCTCTATAAAAACTGGCCCGCTGATGGCTGGTTGTGGCCCAAAATTCTGTTTAGGTTAGTGATGGATGGTTTATCGTCGTTGCTCTTTATGCGCGAAGGCCAGTGGCCAGATGTGTGGGCAATTGTACGAGCCCACTTTGCCTTTTATGGAGCACTGCCCAGGCTCCAGCGCCAACGGCGTGAACTAAAAAATCAGCAAACCACCGAAGTTAAACTGTATCCCAAAAGCGTTGTCTGGCAGTACTTTGCCGAAGGAAAGAAGACGTATGGGGAAATGATGAATGATGAATGA
- a CDS encoding YbaB/EbfC family nucleoid-associated protein yields the protein MNMMDMFGKMKEVQSRMKDAQETLSTITETGESGAGLVKVTVNGLKNVLKIEIDPDLIRPDDREMLQDLIVAATNKAMANIETKSREHLRQATEGLLPNIPGLNLDGLMS from the coding sequence ATGAATATGATGGATATGTTCGGGAAGATGAAAGAAGTTCAATCCCGAATGAAAGATGCTCAGGAGACACTTAGTACCATTACCGAAACAGGTGAATCGGGTGCTGGCTTAGTGAAAGTAACGGTGAATGGCCTGAAAAACGTCCTGAAAATTGAGATTGACCCCGATCTGATTCGCCCCGACGACCGCGAAATGCTTCAGGATCTTATTGTAGCAGCCACCAATAAAGCGATGGCTAATATTGAAACAAAATCTCGTGAGCACCTTCGTCAGGCTACCGAAGGGCTGCTGCCTAATATTCCTGGTCTAAATCTGGATGGATTGATGTCTTAA
- a CDS encoding T9SS type B sorting domain-containing protein: MRILRLWLIDVGAKANVLAYWKVMALLGLLLLCKSPSTQAQNACINPLFPGNFSLTKDKVCVGTPVEVKTGPNIINVGYNFQYDGKSPLGQVTFASSTTATYAQPGSYTIIQYGSGGGGTVLCKEVTVLPVDQVKFAAKSCSGRRAMIVPDASTLGQYDQYEVYWGDGVRELKTRAQMALELSHTYTNAGTYTLTVQGIYNAPASCRSTLTTAPPITVAANAAQPTITALKTTSDNSIDITYMAGAGSSVQLFQKINGTYAATGQTGTGGGSFTVQTDAKQVQCFQVQTQDACNSTPLKSDEVCSLVIDVKAANKQNNLSWQPYAGTISGATQFRSYRIYKGSLPAGVVTNQATSSYSDNSNIACGVQYCYSIEATIAGTAQTIVTSAPVCVLGINGELPGDLGSTVVSIENNHPHLVVSLPTTGASSSYTLVVSRASEGSNTYTPVGTIANKNAFTDETADASTGSYCYQITYLTNCGVASAPSAPVCSVYLTSKSPTGIDWTAESPFTPEKIGNYIIEVIDSVNNTRREITNIGVNTHYDLSATDLDIQSQKYRIIAVSDNGAVSYSNFYTFRREAKIWVPDAFTPNNDTQNDTFVIRGTYFDQFRMSIFDRWGEVIYSTTDKTQGWDGKVKGQDAATGQYMYHIEVIDLTGVKTVRTGAVLLVR; this comes from the coding sequence GTGCGAATTTTACGATTGTGGCTGATTGATGTTGGGGCGAAAGCTAATGTGTTGGCTTATTGGAAGGTAATGGCTCTGTTGGGGCTACTACTTCTCTGTAAATCGCCTAGTACACAGGCCCAGAATGCCTGCATAAACCCACTGTTCCCTGGTAATTTTTCGCTTACTAAAGACAAGGTTTGTGTGGGAACACCGGTTGAGGTTAAGACAGGTCCCAATATCATTAATGTTGGCTATAACTTCCAATATGATGGTAAGAGTCCACTCGGTCAGGTAACTTTTGCGTCAAGTACGACTGCTACATATGCACAACCCGGATCTTATACAATTATCCAGTATGGTTCTGGGGGTGGGGGCACTGTCTTGTGTAAAGAAGTTACCGTACTTCCTGTTGATCAAGTGAAATTTGCTGCAAAGTCGTGTTCGGGCCGGAGGGCAATGATTGTTCCAGATGCCTCAACATTAGGCCAATATGATCAGTATGAAGTGTATTGGGGAGATGGAGTGCGCGAACTAAAAACGCGTGCTCAAATGGCTCTTGAACTGTCGCATACCTACACGAACGCGGGTACCTATACATTGACGGTTCAGGGCATCTACAATGCTCCAGCCAGTTGCCGATCAACGCTAACGACGGCACCTCCTATTACAGTTGCGGCTAATGCAGCTCAACCAACCATCACGGCCTTAAAAACAACCAGCGACAATTCGATTGATATTACCTATATGGCCGGTGCAGGTTCTTCCGTACAGTTGTTTCAGAAAATAAATGGAACCTATGCGGCAACAGGACAGACTGGTACGGGAGGTGGGTCATTTACTGTTCAAACGGATGCCAAACAAGTACAGTGTTTTCAGGTACAAACGCAGGATGCCTGCAATAGTACCCCACTGAAATCGGATGAGGTGTGCAGCCTGGTTATAGATGTAAAAGCTGCGAACAAACAGAATAACCTAAGCTGGCAACCCTATGCCGGAACGATTTCTGGAGCAACACAATTTCGGTCATATAGAATCTATAAAGGCAGCCTTCCTGCTGGTGTCGTAACGAACCAGGCTACTAGTAGTTATAGCGATAATTCGAACATTGCCTGTGGCGTGCAATACTGTTATAGTATCGAAGCGACTATTGCCGGAACGGCTCAGACTATTGTTACGTCGGCTCCCGTTTGTGTGCTGGGTATTAATGGCGAGTTGCCCGGTGATTTGGGAAGTACAGTTGTATCCATTGAAAATAACCACCCTCATTTAGTCGTTTCCTTGCCCACTACAGGGGCCTCGTCCAGCTATACGCTGGTTGTCAGTCGAGCTAGTGAGGGTTCAAATACGTATACGCCAGTAGGTACCATTGCGAATAAAAATGCATTCACAGATGAAACTGCCGACGCATCGACCGGCTCTTACTGCTACCAGATAACTTACCTCACGAATTGTGGCGTTGCATCGGCTCCATCGGCACCCGTTTGTTCGGTGTATTTGACATCCAAGTCACCAACAGGTATCGACTGGACGGCCGAATCGCCTTTTACGCCAGAAAAAATCGGGAATTATATCATTGAAGTGATCGACTCGGTGAATAATACCCGACGAGAAATTACCAATATTGGGGTCAATACACATTATGATCTGAGTGCTACTGACCTGGATATACAATCGCAGAAGTACCGAATCATTGCTGTTTCGGACAATGGAGCCGTTAGCTACTCGAATTTTTATACATTCCGCCGTGAGGCTAAAATCTGGGTTCCCGACGCCTTTACGCCTAACAATGATACTCAGAATGATACCTTTGTTATAAGAGGTACTTATTTTGATCAGTTCAGGATGAGCATTTTCGATCGATGGGGCGAGGTAATTTATAGCACTACCGATAAAACGCAGGGATGGGATGGAAAAGTGAAGGGACAGGATGCTGCAACTGGCCAATATATGTACCACATTGAGGTCATTGACCTGACCGGTGTGAAAACTGTTCGTACGGGTGCGGTGTTATTGGTACGATAA
- a CDS encoding bifunctional 3,4-dihydroxy-2-butanone-4-phosphate synthase/GTP cyclohydrolase II, whose translation MSNNSTNSETTGPQATAGDELTQADIAPIRLDRIEEAVADIKAGKIVIVVDDEDRENEGDMICAAEMVTPEMVNFMVREARGLMCVPLTQERCDELGLEMMVTSNTSVHTTPFTVSVDLLGRGCTTGISASDRAKTIQALVDPTTVPDDLGRPGHIFPLRASEGGVIRRAGHTEAAIDLARMAGLSPAGVLIEVLNEDGTMARLPQLRVMADRFGMKLVSIQDLIEYRLRTETLIHREIGVDMPTQWGHFDLIAYKQSNTGDTHLALIKGSWEPNEPVLVRVHSSCVTGDIFGSCRCDCGPQLHASMKMVEEEGKGVIVYMFQEGRGIGLMNKLKAYKLQEMGRDTVEANLELGLPMDARDYGVGAQILRDLGIRKLRLISNNPKKRAGLMGYGLEIIDTIPIEIPSNPHNIRYLQTKRDKMGHTILNEPVNEEQ comes from the coding sequence ATGAGCAATAATAGTACCAACTCTGAAACCACTGGACCTCAAGCTACTGCTGGCGATGAGTTAACCCAAGCTGATATAGCCCCTATTCGACTCGACCGTATTGAAGAGGCTGTTGCCGATATAAAAGCGGGGAAAATTGTGATTGTAGTTGACGACGAAGACCGCGAAAATGAGGGCGACATGATCTGCGCAGCCGAAATGGTAACGCCCGAAATGGTCAATTTCATGGTTCGTGAAGCCCGTGGTCTTATGTGTGTGCCCCTCACCCAAGAGCGTTGCGATGAGTTAGGGCTTGAGATGATGGTTACGAGTAATACGTCTGTACACACAACGCCCTTTACGGTTTCGGTCGATTTACTGGGCCGCGGCTGTACAACAGGCATCTCGGCTTCTGACCGGGCGAAAACGATTCAGGCGCTGGTTGATCCAACAACGGTTCCCGATGATCTCGGTCGTCCTGGTCACATTTTCCCATTACGCGCTTCCGAAGGTGGCGTTATCCGTCGGGCCGGACACACCGAAGCGGCTATTGATCTGGCGCGGATGGCAGGGTTATCCCCTGCTGGTGTACTCATCGAAGTATTAAACGAAGATGGTACCATGGCCCGGCTCCCCCAATTGCGGGTAATGGCCGACCGCTTCGGTATGAAACTCGTTAGTATTCAGGATTTGATCGAATACCGGCTCCGTACCGAAACGCTGATTCATCGGGAAATTGGCGTCGATATGCCCACTCAATGGGGTCATTTCGACCTGATTGCCTATAAGCAAAGCAACACAGGCGATACGCATCTGGCGCTCATCAAAGGCAGTTGGGAACCTAACGAACCCGTTCTGGTACGCGTTCACTCGTCCTGCGTTACGGGCGACATTTTTGGTTCCTGCCGTTGCGATTGTGGCCCCCAACTTCACGCATCCATGAAAATGGTTGAAGAAGAAGGTAAGGGAGTAATTGTGTATATGTTTCAGGAAGGGCGTGGCATTGGTTTGATGAACAAACTGAAAGCCTACAAACTTCAGGAGATGGGTCGGGATACGGTTGAAGCAAACCTCGAACTTGGTTTACCGATGGACGCTCGTGATTATGGTGTTGGTGCCCAGATTCTGCGGGATCTGGGTATTCGCAAACTGCGGCTCATTTCGAACAATCCTAAAAAGCGGGCTGGTTTGATGGGCTACGGACTGGAAATCATCGACACAATACCCATTGAGATTCCATCCAATCCGCACAACATCCGCTATTTACAAACCAAGCGCGATAAAATGGGCCATACAATTCTGAATGAGCCTGTTAACGAAGAACAATAG
- the trxA gene encoding thioredoxin, whose translation MSKQSFKDLIQGDKPVLVDFYADWCGPCKQQAPILKQLTERAGDKVRVIKIDVDRAQEAAQQYQIRSIPTMIMFKDGKIVWRQSGVQPLHTLEGLVKQFGA comes from the coding sequence ATGAGCAAGCAATCATTCAAAGACCTTATTCAGGGCGATAAGCCTGTATTGGTCGATTTCTACGCAGACTGGTGTGGTCCCTGTAAGCAACAGGCGCCCATTCTGAAACAACTTACCGAGCGTGCTGGCGACAAGGTTCGGGTCATTAAAATTGATGTGGATAGGGCACAGGAAGCCGCTCAGCAATATCAGATTCGGAGCATTCCGACCATGATTATGTTCAAGGACGGTAAGATTGTCTGGCGTCAGTCGGGCGTTCAGCCGCTACACACGCTGGAAGGATTAGTAAAGCAGTTTGGCGCTTAA